Proteins found in one Magnolia sinica isolate HGM2019 chromosome 5, MsV1, whole genome shotgun sequence genomic segment:
- the LOC131245439 gene encoding uncharacterized protein LOC131245439 isoform X1: MISSLDPRPSIDSLWPMEQNNLCPRIPAGELETLESRVSHLAMGRQPDLEISPHPSVSSVEEQSEDGQSTTISNLPSQVTTPAQEGNTSIPQELVENNRQRDAGDRKQGRYFYYDPPLYEETGIWIPVSVPPMSESDHEEWRQGFGCNGGFFPEEEMSWGQFVGEDKELTMWDVLIEMLLAARGKMGAISSGELQRHGMSFISGALFEQAWKEMAQVLTEANFGNMKEILEREPPKWLADSAASSCMLCGVRFHPIMCSRHHCRFCGGIFCSECSRGRSLLPVKFRTGDPQRVCDVCYVRLESVQSDLRDQVSPAAQLPTHDLTDLSTLRSWVNFPWGQSMEYEIYKATNTIRGYNKVVSRRPERSIPDAILRDAKGLAILTIVKVGMMTSYNIGTGIVIARREDGSWSPPSAISSFGAGWGPQGGGELTDFIIVLRTKEAVKTFSGNVHFSMGAGFSAAVGIVGRAAEADVRAGDGGCAASYTYSCSKGAFVGCSLEGSMVITRTSVNSCFYGSPSIKASDILLGSLPRPPAAAVLYHALSDLFQKLNE; encoded by the exons GTGTCTAGTGTTGAGGAACAAAGTGAGGATGGTCAGTCCACGACAATTTCTAACTTACCAAGTCAAGTAACAACTCCTGCCCAAGAAGGCAATACCAGCATACCGCAAGAACTTGTGGAAAACAACAGACAGAGAGATGCAGGTGATCGGAAGCAAGGTAGATACTTTTATTATGACCCGCCGCTTTATGAAGAAACCGGCATCTGGATACCCGTTTCTGTTCCACCTATGTCGGAAAGCGATCACGAGGAGTGGAGGCAGGGCTTTGGGTGTAATGGTGGGTTCTTCCCCGAAGAGGAAATGAGTTGGGGCCAATTTGTTGGAGAAGATAAGGAACTGACCATGTGGGATGTTTTAATTGAGATGCTGCTTGCAGCCCGAGGTAAAATGGGTGCTATATCTTCTGGTGAGCTTCAAAGGCATGGCATGTCGTTTATATCAGGTGCTCTCTTTGAGCAAGCTTGGAAAGAGATGGCTCAGGTTCTCACCGAAGCAAATTTTGGTAACATGAAGGAAATTCTTGAAAGGGAACCACCAAAATGGTTGGCTGACAGTGCTGCTTCATCATGCATGCTGTGTGGTGTGCGTTTCCATCCGATCATGTGCTCCCGGCATCATTGCCGGTTTTGTGGTGGGATATTTTGCAGTGAGTGTTCGAGAGGAAGGAGCTTGTTGCCAGTGAAATTTCGCACAGGGGATCCACAGCGGGTCTGTGATGTGTGCTATGTGAGGCTCGAGTCTGTTCAATCAGACTTAAGGGACCAAGTAAGTCCAGCTGCTCAACTGCCTACCCATGATCTGACTGACCTCAGTACTTTGAGATCTTGGGTAAACTTTCCATGGGGACAGTCAATGGAATACGAGATTTACAAGGCCACAAACACAATTCGAGGTTATAATAAG GTGGTTTCCAGGCGACCTGAGAGGTCGATTCCAGATGCTATTCTCAGAGATGCAAAAGGTCTTGCGATACTTACCATTGTGAAGGTCGGAATGATGACTAGTTATAATATAGGAACAGGGATTGTTATTGCTCGCAGGGAAGATGGGTCATGGTCCCCACCTTCTGCCATTTCTTCTTTCGGTGCTGGATGGGGGCCTCAG GGTGGAGGTGAGTTGACTGACTTCATAATTGTGTTGAGGACAAAGGAAGCTGTCAAGACATTTAGCGGAAAtgtgcatttctcaatgggggcAGGTTTCAGTGCAGCTGTTGGCATTGTTGGACGAGCAGCTGAAGCTGATGTACGTGCTGGTGATGGTGGTTGTGCAGCTTCTTATACATACAGCTGCAGTAAAG GTGCATTTGTGGGATGCTCACTTGAAGGAAGTATGGTAATCACCCGTACATCGGTAAACTCCTGTTTCTATGGCAGTCCATCCATCAAGGCATCGGATATTCTTCTTGGTTCATTGCCTAGGCCGCCTGCAGCTGCTGTTCTATACCATGCCCTGTCAGATCTATTTCAAAAGTTGAACGAGTGA